Genomic segment of Drosophila biarmipes strain raj3 chromosome 2L, RU_DBia_V1.1, whole genome shotgun sequence:
GGTTAATGAGCTGCTAAGCAGTGTGGACGAGCCACCGCGTCGTCCCTCGAAGCGATGCGTGAATCTCACCGACCTGTTGAACGCCAGTGAGGCGACTGTGTATGAATACAATAAGTCGGGGCTGGAGGGTGGTTCGAAGAGTTTCTCGGATGCGGAAACTCAAACGGAAGGGGAGGATTGCGATGGCACCTGCACATGCGGGCAATCCTCAAAGAAACTCAAGCCTGATGGGGAAAACGCAAAGGAAATTGAGGAAAATAAGGAAAAGGCACCGGCCATGGCCCCAGCCCCacctccgccgcctcctccgccgccaccCGCCTTTGGAGTTCCTGCTCCcccgccgccaccgcctcctcctccgccgctgGCCAACAGTGGAGCACCACCCCCTCCGCCACCTCCTCCCCCCGGCAGGGGCAATGCACCGCCCCCACCCCCACCAGCGCCCATGGAAGGAGGCGGGGCGGTACCCCCTCCACCACCGCCCATGAGTGCCTCCCCTTCGAAGGCGCCGATCTCCCCCGCGCCTCTTCCCGACCCCGCCGAGGGCAACTGGTTCCATCGCACAAATAGTAAGTGCCCTACTTCAATTTTTATCACTACACTTAATAAAGaatcatttaattaaagtaTATTTACTATAATTTACAAAGGTGAAAAAGAAGAAGAtaaaatgtaagaaaatatgttaaaCCCAAtgttaatcatttaatttttccagcTATGCGCAAGAGCGCCGTTAACCCGCCGAAGCCCATGCGTCCTCTATATTGGACGCGGATCGTGACGAGTGCTCCGCCTGCGCCACGCCCCTCCTCGGTGGCCAATTCCACGGATAGCACGGAGAACAGCGGGAGCTCTCCGGACGAGCCGCCGGCAGCGAATGGCGGAgaggccacgcccactgcccCGCCACCCACCAAGGAAATCTGGACGGAGATCGAGGAGACGCCGCTGGACAACATCGATGAGTTCACGGAGCTGTTTTCCCGCCAAGCCATGGCTCCGGTCAGCAAGCCCAAGGAACTGAAGGTCAAGCGGGCCAAGTCCATCAAGGTTCTCGATCCGGAGAGATCCCGCAACGTGGGCATCATCTGGAGGAGCCTGCACGTGCCGTCCAGCGAAATCGAGCACGCTATATACCACATCGACACGTCCGTCGTGAGCttggagcagctgcagcacaTGAGCAACATCCAGGCGTCGGAGGACGAGCTGCAGCGGATCCGGGAGGCGGCCGGCGGAGACATACCCCTCGATCACCCCGAGCAGTTCCTGCTGGACATATCCTTGATTTCCATGGCCAGCGAGCGGATTTCCTGCATTGTCTTCCAGGCGGAGTTCGAGGAGTCCGTGACCTTGCTGGCTCGAAAGCTGGAGACTGTGTCGCAGCTGTCGCAGCAGCTGATCGAAAGCGAGGATCTGAAGCTGGTCTTCTCGATAATCCTGACCCTGGGCAACTACATGAACGGGGGAAATCGACAGCGGGGCCAGGCCGATGGCTTCAACCTGGATATTCTGGGCAAGCTGAAGGACGTCAAGTCCAAGGAGTCGCACACCACCCTGCTCCACTTCATAGTTCGCACCTACATTGCGCAGCGGCGAAAGGAGGGAGTGCATCCGCTGGAGATCCGACTGCCGATTCCGGAGCCGGCGGACGTGGAAAGAGCCGCCCAAATGGATTTCGAGGAGGTGCAGCAGCAGATCTTCGATCTCAACAAGAAGTTTTTGGGTGAGCTTTGAAGATGCGTTTGGCGCTTGGTGGGCTGAATAATATTGACTACTTTGAGGCACCTTTATCCTCCGCTTGAATTAATCATAAATTCCCACTTTTCAGGCTGCAAGAGGACCACAGCCAAAGTTCTTGCCGCTTCCCGACCGGAGATCATGGAGCCCTTCAAGTCCAAAATGGAGGAGTTCATGGAGGGGGCGGACAAGTCGATGGCGAAGCTCCACCAATCGCTCGAGGAGTGCCGCGAGCTGTTCCTGGAGACCATGCGGTTCTACCACTTTTCGCCCAAGGCCTGCACTCTAACTCTGGCCCAGTGCACTCCCGATCAGTTCTTCGAGTACTGGACCAACTTCACCAACGATTTCAAGGATATCTGGAAGAAGGAGGTCACCAGTCTCCTGAACGAATTGTAAGTTGATCGGGGCAACTGCGTCGTAAGCAAGCTAATTCCTATTTCACCCCTTCCAGGATGAAGAAATCCAAGCAGGCCCAAATAGAGTCCCGTCGCAACGTCTCCACCAAGGTGGAAAAGTCCGGACGGATCTCCCTCAAGGAACGCATGCTGCTGAGGCGCAGCAAAAACTAGTTGGTTACATAGCTCTAAGCAACGCGAtagcatatattttttattcctaGTTGCTTTTTATTACACTATTGCTAAGCAAATTTCTCGTTAAATGGATTCATTCTCCACTAATTGTTAAGTTACAAAATTGTATAGAAACTCTAACGCAGGCGTGGctctacaaaataaaatgtccTCTTGCTATTGTGATCGTACTTTTTCTGGAGTTGAATTGGTATGGTAATTGATAAAGGTAATGGCTACCTGTTACAAAAATGATTTGTGTGAATTGGTTGTTTTGCTCCTGAAACATAATCTTCAAATAAAGGAAGCATTGTGAAATAAAGAAGAAGCATTTCAGTTTAAACAACGCGCGCAGTTTTACAACACTGATTTAAGTCGTAAACGTTAGTTATCGTTTGTACCGATAGACGATAGGCCTTGTGCGCAGTCCGGCAGCCCTGCAAAAACAGCTGATTAGGCGGTTATCGATACCATCAGGTGGTGAAGtgccaaaataaaacaaaaattgtcaACAAAAGCGGGAAAATTTCGCCAATTTCTTAGTTAACCCACTTAATATGCACCGATCCCACCCGAGCATCAGTCGCCGCAAGCACCTGATGAAGGAGATGATGGAGGACGACTATGCCCTGCCCACGGAGAACCAGCAGATCGCGCGGGTCCTCAGCAGCCGGGGGAACAATCTCCACGAGGTGGAGACGGCGAAGCTCGAGGAGAACTTTCTGGGTGAGTGCGGGAAAGTCCTGGGAAAACCCCAATTACTATATGCCATGCTCAGTTAAGGCAACTTCTCATTGGAAGTCCCGCTTTAAAACAACATAAATGTTTGTATTTTCAGCGcacaatacatttttatttatcattggTTCTGAAAGGGCCTTGGGCCACCCCCAGCCGTGCTACTGATACTACTTTACCAGTCATCATCTGCTTGGCAAATAAACTTATATTCGGTACTGCAGTAGTAGTATATCATCTCATAATCAttgtttatgcaaatgcaCCTTACATTCCACCTGGAATCAGGTTCATCCGATGCCCAGTTGAAAAAGGAAGCTGCCCTGCCAGAAGCCACGGAAACGTGGTCGTCCTGCCGAGACAGACAGTTGATTCCCGTCCAGAAGCGTTCGGATGATAACGACTTCTTTGACTTCACCAAAAGCAGCTCTTCCCTGTCCTTAAAAGTGGCCAAATGGCCTCCCATTTCTCGGCACCTGCTGGCAGCACCATACCAATTCAACTTAATATTCCGTTCGAAATAGAAATATCTTGAGCCTATCAGCTCGAATTTCGGCGGCGGGCTCTTCACCGTCGTCACAGCCCTTGGTTCCAGCGATGTTTCGTTGCTTGTCAGGATCTCCTTAATGGCTACCAGTTGGCTGTCTAGCCTTCCCAGTCGTTCCTCGAAGTCCTTGGATGTGGCCTGCTGCTGGGTTTGCATAGCGGTTACGGCTTCCTGCAGTGCAGACAGCTGTGCCTTCACCTGGTTCTGGTCCGACTTGGTTTCGTTGGCTATACCCGCCTTGCAGGCGTTCCACTGATCCTGGTTTTCCGCCACGTAGTCCATCACCGCCCTCATCCTGGAGAACCAGTGGCCGTTGCAGCGGCTCTCCAAGTCCTCCGATTGACTCGCAGGACTCACACTATTTGGTGTTCCTGCCAGCGATCTATTGCGATCCCCGACAATCAGCACGGACAACAGAACGACTGCCAGCCTGAACATTTTCGTCCTTATCTCAACCGTATTTGCAAGACCAGCTTAAAAACGCTTCTGCAGTTCAGAGGCTTAGCGGCCTGACTTATATAGCGGTCTTATCATGTTTTTTGAGAAGCTTTGATACCTTACTGAATAATCTTCTGAACCATAGATAAGGGAGATGGCAATATTGAAAGCACCGCATTATTTTGGGAATCTCCCACATATGTATGACCAGAAAGAAAATTAGCTACTCCATAAAGCGTTTatattcttttgatttttacctttttaattGTAGAATGATATAGCCTAACAGACTTTTACTCTTCCAGTTTCAATGCCCAATAAGTTCCGCAAGAGCATGTGGGTGAAAAGAGGCGACTTCCTGCTGATCGAGCCGATTGAGGAGGGCGATAAGGTCAAGGCCGAGATCTGCAAGATACTCACCCCTGAACATGTCAAGGAGTACACGAAAGCTGGAGTGTGGCCGGACAAGTTCACCAAGAAACCTGCCCAGGAGGAATCGTCCAGCCAAAACCAAGACGACTCCGATTTCGAGGATGACCTTCTGCCCAATACCAACCGCCCCGTAAACCAGGAATCCTCCTCCGAAGAGGAAGATGAGGAAACATCCAGCGACGAAGACTGAAATTCCTCGTTCAAGTACAAAATTCGCCCACGTAGTTAAggtttttatacaaattaaacaaCTTCGTTAAGAAATAATCTAAAGAAATCTCAGATGTTATGCCCTCTTCGGTACTAccaagtatatatatatatttgatcaGGATTTCTAGTcgaatcgatctagccattaACAGTGAGATCATAAAAGCTACAAAAAGCTCTGCCCACTTTCTTAAAGATTTTGGTTTCATATTGTTAAACTCGGACTTAAGTAATCGGCTCTACGCAATCTCTGAGAGCGTCGCTTCCCTGCTCGCTCTCTTTATTTCCCTTATCTTGGCACCCGACCAAAGCTTGATTTCCTGTTTTTATTCCGTAcgaacatatttatatttttataaatacatcaGTAACCACCCTTGTCAGGTGAAATGCCATGAAAGGCTGCACAAGCTGCACAAAGTGTGATCTGAAAAGACGTATCAAGCAAATTCCTGCTAAGTTACTGCTATAGATAATGCCAATACTTGAGGCGAACACTGATAAGTTCCGGATGGGCATATATTTTCTAGAAAGCTTGGATAATTAATAactaatttttcaaaactcaTCATCTGCTCGGCAAATGAAGTTTCTGTTCACATTGTGACAAGTGCGATATGCCATTTGATAGCGTTCATCCAAGGCGACGCACCTCTGGCTATCGTTGTTGATTATTGGTTCATTTGGTAACCAACTGAAAAAGCGAGCTGGCTTGCCAGAGGCCAGGGACATTTGGTTGTACTTCTTAGACAGACAGTTGATTCCCAGCCAGACTGGAGATGATAAAGACACTTTTGCTTGCACTAAAAGCATTTCTTCCTTGTCCTTAAAGGTCGCCAGGTGGCCGCCCATCTCACGACATGCGTGTGCTGCACCGTACCAATTCAGCGTAATGTTGCGTTCGTAATAGAAATATCTTGAGCCTATGAGCTCGAACTTCGCTGGAGGAGCTTGCTCCGTCGACCCAGCCCCTGGCTCCAGAGAGGTTTCGTTCTTTGCCAGGATCTCCTTGATAACTTCTAGTTCGCTGTCCAGCCTGTCTAGTCGTTCCCCGAACTCGTCCGAGATCTTCCTTACAGATGCGTGCAGTCCAGACAGCTCTGTATTTACCTGCTTCTGGTCCGTGCTCGTGTCGTTGGCCGCAACGTAGTCCATCACCGCCCTCATCTTAGTGAAAAAGTGGACGTTGCAGTGCGTCTCCAGGTCCTCCGATTGGCTCACTGGACTCGAATCTTCTGGTGTTCCTGCTAGAGATCCAATACGATCCCTAGTAATCAGCACAAAGAGCACGATGATGGCACGCTGTAACATTTTTGCAAACAGGAAAGTCGAATAAGATCAGCTTACGCTGATGACTGAAGCTTCAGGGCTCAGAGCCCAGCTTTTATAGGTATCTTATCGTACTTGTTCAGGACCTTTGACTCTGTTCTGCACATATTTTCTTACACTAAGTGATTACACACCGAAATCAAACCACGAACTTATCATCCTTATGACAAGATTACACTTTTAATCCGCGTTAAAATGGTTTTCTTAATGCTGTATTCCACACAACCATTTCAACGCTGATCAACTGAATCAATGCAAAAAAGAAGCTCACTCCCATTTGAGTAGTTCGTAAAAACCATCCACGCCAATCTAGTTTTTTAGATGACAAACGGTAATGATATATTTGCAAAAGCTTGTGTAAAAAGGATTAAGTCACCCGTTTATAACTGCTCCAAACCAAGAACATCTTTTGTGCCttacaaaaatttgtatttacgATTTTTTCATAGGTTTTCTTTAGTCTCGCACCATCACTACTTCTCAAGAATGTaacaaaaaattgtgtttGTGGAGGCTGCTGCTACTTGAAGGGTCTTGTAACCGATCTAGAAATGGTTGCAAAAGCTACACAAATGCCTACTGCAGGAGGAATTAATAAGCGCTGAGATCGATCCGTAAAGCGTTTAAACTCCTCATTTATTAACTGCGACTTTTCAGGCTTCCTTCTCGAGGTGAGCCGGGTCGTCGGCCTCCTTGAGGCCATCGACATCGTTCAGTTCATCGATTTTGGGGCAAGCCAGCGCTTCGTGCTTCGTTTCCAGAGCCAAAGTCGATGGTCTGGTCTTGGTGAAGGGGAAATTGGTGAGATCCTCGATCTGTGGTGTGTGTACGGCTATGAGGTCCGTCTGGGTGGAGCTGCAGTCGATGATCTCGGCCTGTTTCTTGATAGCGTCCTGTGGCAGGTTGCACACCATCGTCAGGCAATTGACAATGGTTCCGATCGAGCTCTGCAGCATCTGAACCTGGTCGGTGAGCATGGTGCATCTCTTGGCCAAGTCATTGACCACGGCGGCAGAGTTCTGATCGAGACTCAGGTGGCCAGAGCCTCCGCCGTTGGCGTCCTCGCCCTGTTCCGTGGGCTTGGGGTCCACCTCCATGGTGGACACCTTCTTCCACAGCGCGTTGATGGCCTGCATCTGCAGCTGCTGAATCTTGCGCTCGTTCTCGAGCTGGGCCTTGGTCAGTAGCATGTCCTTGCCGAGTTGCCTGGGGAGAGAGAAAGGAGGGTTAAAGTGGGACTAAATACACCGGAATATGGACCACCTACTCGATGTACTCCTGTGTGCGTCGTCGCTGCAATCGCTCGGCTATGTCCTTGTTGGTCTTCTTGCGCGTATGATAGCCCCGCCACATCTTTTGGATGGTAACGGCCGAGGACTCCGTCACGTGCTCAATCAACCGATCCTCGCAGTTCAGACTGTTGTCCACCTGCTGCTTTACCTGCTCCTGCTGgtgcatctgctgctgcttttgggCAGCCATCTTCCTGATAGCCCTCAGTTTCTCGATGTTGATCTGCTCGCCGTCGTCGTCGGTGCTAAAGCCACCGGAGTCCACCAACACTGCGGATGACTGCAGCTtctcctgctgctggtgctgcatTTTATCGCCGCTAGATTTGGTGGCCATTCTCCGTGGACTGCTCGTGGGGCTCTGGTTCCTCTTCAGCTGCGGACTTCGCACTCTCGGCAAGTTCAGTTTGTTGTCTGTACGGCAAAAAAATCGTTAATGAGAGGGGATGTATCGTGTTGAAGTCTTGACTGTGTACAACTGGCCACCTTTGTTCTTGTTGACCTTGGTCTTGTGCAGCTGCGAGTTGAGAGCGGAGACCGTAACTCTTTGGGCCACGGCGGCGGGACAGACGTCCGGACTCATCAGGGTTTCCGGAACCGGGACCATCTTCGAGGCAGCCGCCAACGGGCCTCCAGATGGAGTTTGACTGACAAACGTTTGATCTGTGGAATGCGAATCTGATTTTAAAGTCTTGTTTCTAAAATCCCTAGCCTTGGTTCACTTTCAGTTTCTCAAATGTTCTCACCGTTGTAAGGATTAGGGGTTATATTCCTAGGCGTGGACTCCGTTGAGTTGTAGGTCTTGGTAGTCACGCTGCTGGACATTCCGCTGCCGGCCAGCGAGAAGCCCTCGCCATCGTTCTTGATGTTCTCGATCAGCGAGATGCTCATCTGCAGCGAGTGGTTCGCAGAGCCATTGTCTCCGACGatgctgttgttgccgctgttcCCGTGGTAGCTATTGGCCATGGACTCCGGCGATCCCTGGCGGCCACTCAAACGGGAGACTGAGTGTAAATAGGAATTAGCCATAGACAAACGGTAAGGCAATGAATGATGAACTCACATCTGGGCGACTGAATGCGACTCGTGGGCTTTTTGCGATGGGATGAGGGGGAAGTGCTGGCGGAACTATTGGCGTTATCCAAGATCTCCTCCTGCAACTGGCGCTGGTGATGTTGCGCCTTGCTGAGGATCAAACGCAGCTTCCTGTCGTTCTCGTTTTCCAGGGCTTTTCCCACCAGCGGGCACATGGAGCTCAGGTATTTGGCCAGACCCGACTGCTCGCCCACTCGAAACTGGCGACCACGTCCCTGGCTGTAGAGCCACTCCGCCTTCAGGCTCTCGATGGGGTCCACCACATAGCCGTCGATGTACTTCAGGCTCATGCACCAGTTCAAAACGAAGGGTCGGTAGTCAAAGCCACTGCAAGAAAGAAGTCATTACATTTCCACTTGACAGTTTCCGAAGCTAACTCACTCCAAGCTGTTGGTCATGTTCACACAGGGATTGTCCGAGATGGAAATGCTCAGCAGGTTGCTCAGGTGCGACAGCGTGCAGATCTCGTTGAGGTCGTTGATGCCATTCTTGGCCAGCGTTAGGGTTTCCagagaggtgggcaaatacTTATCGCACTGCCTCAGATGCGTCAGGCGATTCCCGTGCAAGTAGAGCTCCTTGAGATTGCGCAAATAGGACACGTCCGAGATGCTGCCGATGCTGTTCTCGGCCAGATTCAGCGACTCCAGGCTGACGTTCGTGTTCAGGTGCTCGATGGTCTTTATGTTGTTCCCCTCCAGGTTCAGCACGCGAAGGTGGAGGCACTCCTTCAGGCCCTCGATGGAGAGAATGCCGTTGAAGGAGAGGTTCAGTTCTCGGAGGCAGTGCAGCCGGCAGACGCCATACATCCGCAGCAATTGGTTCCTGGCCAGGGAGAGCTGTGAATGCAGGATTTCAGTTACAATAAGCAATTATTTTCACGGCTCTCTGCTAGTCACCGTTTCAATCTTGAGGTACGAGTCTATATTGTCGATCTTCTGCAGCTCGTTCTCGTCCAGGATGAGCTGCCGGATGCTGTGCGCATCGTCCTGCTTGGGCACCTTCTTCAGCTTCTGCTTGGACAAGTTCAGGATGTGCTTCTCCTCGCCGCTTTCGTCGCCTGTTTGTTTGGGatagcaaaatgaaaatatagttaactatatatatatttaaagaatgAAGGTCCCTCGTagaataaagtatttattgaattttttaatgggaaataaaatataaccttttaaagTCATCAGGGATTTCCACCTCTGCAAACTCGAATTGGAAAAGTATCGCATAACAGACGCCCCAATGTTACAGAATTGATGACTTCATCGGGGGCAGGACTTCCCGGAGGATGGGCAGGAGGTTAGGGCGCAGGTGCGTCCTTTTCTGCCAGGACCCTTAGCCCCCCACTGCCCCCTGACCCAAGTGGCACCCCACCCCCGAAAGTAGACTGCAAATTCCCATGCAGTTTCCACAATGCGATTCCCATTAGCAAGACCCATAATATGGAATAAAATGTCCCCCTGCTTAATATTAATTCGGCTCTTACCACTCATTTTGCCGATTAGAGGCCGAAATTCCAGCACTTCTGCTTCCTGCTCTTCGAATGGCTCTTGGGCGAAAAATCAATGGGCCACTTCTTCTCCTCGCGACGTTGTGCTCCTGAGTCCTGAGTTACCCAGCCCGGATATTCCGATCCCAGGCCGTTTGCGCGCCTCCGGCTTTATGATTCAGTCCACGCCATGGccttaaatttagtttttaatttagcgCCGTGCAACTATGttcttgtttattattattttatgacTATCGATACACTGCGAGGCGTGATGCCGTCATCGGCGGCTTGATTGCACAAGGCTATCGGTGCAGGAGCTATCGATTTCACCCCGCTTGCCTATCGATTGGCAAAAGCCCGCCTTGTTTAAATTACTTGCAGTCACTTGCTAAAGAGCTATAATCAACAATTCAGCATATTATAAATCACTTTTTACAAATATCACACCATAAAATGTGCCTTTTGTTTATTCACTTTCAATTGGTCTAATTCTGTAGGGATCAACTTAAGCAGTAATGGCATAACACAAGATACGATCCTAACCAGGATGCAATCTGCCGGGTTGGAGGCACAAGGACGATCGGAGTTAAGTAACTTTATTGGGTGCAGACAATTCCAAAGTGAGTTTGAGCGGGATGCGGGCGTTGCAGTGAGCCGggaacggaaacggaaacggaagtgggaTTGTGATGCTGGTTCGATGTGAATCGTCAGTTGTCATCTCAGGACTTGATCTCGATGCAGGCGTCCGGACTGGGCAGCACCACCTCGCCGTTGTCCACGGCGGCGGGCTTGAGCATGGCCATCGTGGCGGCGCCGTCCAGGACCTCATCTTTCCGCACGTGCAGCATATCGATCTCGGTAAGTGCCACATTTGGTTCCTAGATAAGAAATATGACTTGAAATTGGGCTGCAGAAGCGGTACGGAAAGGGAAATGCATTGAATTGATCGTTCACCTTCTCCATGGCGGCGTCCGAGACCTGCAGGTGGTACTTGTCCCGGCAGTAGCGCGAGAGCAGGGCAATGCCCATCTCGCGGTTCTTGGCGTACTTCGTCTCCCAGGCATCCAGCAGGCGGTTGTAGTAGCGGGCGTTCTCCACATACCGCAGATAGACATGGGTGCCGGCGGTGGGGAAGATCCGCTCCAGCGGCTGGCAGCGGGCCAGCTCGTCCTCGGCGACGATGAGGCAGCGCACGTCGTCCGGCAGCAGGTTGTCCAGTATGGTGTCCACGTACTCCTCGCGGAACTCGATGCTGCGGTTGGTGTACTGGTTATGCTTGCGCACCTCCTCCGCCGTCAGGCAGGTGGTGAAGATGCGCTTGTCGTGGCACAGCGGGCCGGCCAGATTCAGCTCCTCCAGGATCTCCGCCTGCTGGCGCTCGTTCAGCTTCGGCGGCACCTGATAGAGCGCCGTATTCAGCACGGCCTGTATGAGCGGACCCTTCACGTGCAGGTCCAGCGGCAGTTCCGAGTGCAGCGACGGCGATATGTTGATCTCCAGCAGCCAGGGCACCAGGTTCTCGTCCAGCAGCACGTCGAAGCCGAACAGCTCGAAGCAGTTGTAGCGGAAGTTCACATTCTGCCGGTACATGCGGTTCAATCCCGACTCCCCGCTCACGATGCCCTTGATCACCAGGTTCCGCAGCGTGGCCCACAGGCGCTTGGTGTTCACGCCCCGGTTCTCCAGGCAGGACCACAGGGACTGGAGGGTCCACTTGTGGCCCTGGCAGGCGTTGAAGTCCTCGTTCTTCGCGTAGTTCTGCGAGAACTTGTTGATGCTGTAGTTGGTCAGGTGCATGCAGCGCTCGTCCAGGTTGCTCAGCTCCGAGCTGTACTTCACGGACGCGAAGCGCGCCAGTCCATCCTTGTACATATAGATGCGGAGCGGGTTGATGGAGGTCAGCACGACGTACAGCCGCATGTCGAACTTGTTGTCGTTGATCAGCAGCGGTCGTTCAATGTACCTGCAGGGGAGGAGCGATTCTCATTAGGAGGAGCACCTGATGGGCAGGATGTGGGGACCTACTTCTGAACCACCAGGGGACGGTCCTTGGGGAACTGACTCCACTTGTTCACGATCCGTATGCCCGTTCCTCGGGCACTGGCCGGCGGCTTAACGATCCACTTCGTCAGCTTGGAGGCGTTCTTGGGCCACACCTGGCGCAGGCTCTCCAGGTCATCGGGCATTATGTAGGATCTGTTGGGGCACAAGGGGGAAATGTTTGAGATGGTGAAATGCCCATGAGGGGATGCCCTCACTTTTGCATAAAGCCGAACTCCTTCTTGCCGAATTTCTTCATGTTGTTATAGATGCTGCGCCACATGGTGTCCTTGCGTCCGATGCGGAACGAGCCGGGTATGTGGTTGTACTTCTGGTGCGACCGGATGGTCCTGAAGCCGGGGCTCTTCATGTGCTTCTCCCACACGGCCATCCAGTCGGTGGTGTCTGCAAGGGGAAATGGGGTTAGAAGGACTGCAGTGTGGTCGTCGTACCACCACTCGTGGACGCACTCTTGATGATGCGGAAGCCAGAGTTGAGCACCACGCGCTTGACAATCTTGGGCATCACGGGACTGAGCTTCCATTTGAGCACTCGGTGCAGGGCGGCCGGCATCGAAGGACCCTTGTCCGCGTGCGAGGTGAAGTTCAGGTACGGGGGGACGTGCGGGAAGAGGCTGGGCGAGAGGATGGCCTCCGGGCGGAAGTAGACCGACGCCTCCGACTCCGTGGTGGCCACCGACTCCTTCGACGGCGTCTTCTCCGGCAGCAGGCGAGTGTGCTTGCTCTGGCGCGTCTCCGTGTTGTCCTCCTCCAGGAAGAACGGCGTGCCCACGTACTCCTCCTCCGAGTCCGAGTCGTCGTAGTTGTTGATGTCGTCGATGGCTAAAAAGGGTAATGAAAGTTGGGTTTTTAGAGGCTTTGAGGAACTCGCTAAGGTGAGGTTTCCCTACCTGCACAGGGATCATCCTCGTGCCTCCGGTCGTGGTCGTGCCCGGCCCCCTTGTTCAGGGAGACCCCCACGTACGCTGAGCTGTGATCTCCGGCGGAAATCCGCTGGCTGTGGAAGGGCTGCTGGCTGTTCTGGGGCGCATGGGCGTACAGGGAGGCGTAGAGACTCGTCTCCAGGGCGCTGGCCGCCGACTTGGTCAGCCCGTTCTGGGTGAGCAGCCTGCTCttctcctcctgctgctgggcACTCAGCATGCTGCTGCCGTGGAACGAGTTCACCACGATCTTGCTGGGCGGCGACGGCTTGAGGGTCTGGGTGCTCGGGCAGGACAAGCTGGCCGGGGCCACCTTTCCCTGGCTGGGCGGACTGAGGCTGGAGCGCTTGGGCCCGTTGGCCGCCGAGTTCTTGACGAACGCCTCCTCCCTGGCGCGCTTCAAGAGCATCTGGTTGGTTAGTGGGGCGGAAGCGGAAACGCAGTACATGGAACACGCAGGCGGAAAGGAAGACACATAAAACAGGGATATGCAAGGGATCAGGAGGTTTGTGGACGAAACAGGATATTTTGAAACGTGCTTGATGGGACGCAGTCGGAAACTATAACTACTtgttttactttacttattttacGAGTGAAAGTGAGTTGAGCTTCACGCTTTActtttcttataaaaatttgttttgcttttttttaatacagataatcattttttaaaaattaaatcctttcgaaaatatttaaataataaatttaatataataaataaaatcttttatgttatttgaatgtaaaaaata
This window contains:
- the LOC108029140 gene encoding protein cappuccino isoform X9, with protein sequence MIRHKVEEFVPILLVLAITLLALLRWGIRVTIKPTISSPPKNTIKSGVNNRSRKGVSAVQHDHNNMGNSQNRSANTDEKSPPGGATLLRVGGAGGGGAGGVGVALAERGNSRVRVLSRLMGQKRIREAFLHSPKTGSSLEVNLAGGGDGSSDWTAAEAEVEHGQLNASAEQIDFRQMLIKWLISTMQSNPRSSSSDANQELFSSLALQFCNNLKYVGVLKQISNEHLDCGFSPYEMYQWTHTEQPTTSLPLTPGKLDKVAAWPFSSTPSGIRALESASLASLGAGAAGGSLATVATATTASSDNQKTLQQILKKRLLNCSTLAEVHAVVNELLSSVDEPPRRPSKRCVNLTDLLNASEATVYEYNKSGLEGGSKSFSDAETQTEGEDCDGTCTCGQSSKKLKPDGENAKEIEENKEKAPAMAPAPPPPPPPPPPAFGVPAPPPPPPPPPPLANSGAPPPPPPPPPGRGNAPPPPPPAPMEGGGAVPPPPPPMSASPSKAPISPAPLPDPAEGNWFHRTNTMRKSAVNPPKPMRPLYWTRIVTSAPPAPRPSSVANSTDSTENSGSSPDEPPAANGGEATPTAPPPTKEIWTEIEETPLDNIDEFTELFSRQAMAPVSKPKELKVKRAKSIKVLDPERSRNVGIIWRSLHVPSSEIEHAIYHIDTSVVSLEQLQHMSNIQASEDELQRIREAAGGDIPLDHPEQFLLDISLISMASERISCIVFQAEFEESVTLLARKLETVSQLSQQLIESEDLKLVFSIILTLGNYMNGGNRQRGQADGFNLDILGKLKDVKSKESHTTLLHFIVRTYIAQRRKEGVHPLEIRLPIPEPADVERAAQMDFEEVQQQIFDLNKKFLGCKRTTAKVLAASRPEIMEPFKSKMEEFMEGADKSMAKLHQSLEECRELFLETMRFYHFSPKACTLTLAQCTPDQFFEYWTNFTNDFKDIWKKEVTSLLNELMKKSKQAQIESRRNVSTKVEKSGRISLKERMLLRRSKN
- the LOC108029140 gene encoding protein cappuccino isoform X8; this encodes MIRHKVEEFVPILLVLAITLLALLRWGIRVTIKPTISSPPKNTIKSGVNNRSRKGVSAVQHDHNNMGNSQNRSANTDEKSPPGGATLLRVGGAGGGGAGGVGVALAERGNSRVRVLSRLMGQKRIREAFLHSPKTGSSLEVNLAGGGDGSSDWTAAEAEVEHGQLNASAEQIDFPPAKPPRLKRQLQTQAEDEDRCRLSQLCQISIAHKNIQNEEESLGILSREELPEQERNSPMTKQPRKRRVAPQPPPKPPPKPRKNRGESAPSDDHCAFIEQLFAETTGAAPKTTVVAGQMLIKWLISTMQSNPRSSSSDANQELFSSLALQFCNNLKYVGVLKQISNEHLDCGFSPYEMYQWTHTEQPTTSLPLTPGKLDKVAAWPFSSTPSGIRALESASLASLGAGAAGGSLATVATATTASSDNQKTLQQILKKRLLNCSTLAEVHAVVNELLSSVDEPPRRPSKRCVNLTDLLNASEATVYEYNKSGLEGGSKSFSDAETQTEGEDCDGTCTCGQSSKKLKPDGENAKEIEENKEKAPAMAPAPPPPPPPPPPAFGVPAPPPPPPPPPPLANSGAPPPPPPPPPGRGNAPPPPPPAPMEGGGAVPPPPPPMSASPSKAPISPAPLPDPAEGNWFHRTNTMRKSAVNPPKPMRPLYWTRIVTSAPPAPRPSSVANSTDSTENSGSSPDEPPAANGGEATPTAPPPTKEIWTEIEETPLDNIDEFTELFSRQAMAPVSKPKELKVKRAKSIKVLDPERSRNVGIIWRSLHVPSSEIEHAIYHIDTSVVSLEQLQHMSNIQASEDELQRIREAAGGDIPLDHPEQFLLDISLISMASERISCIVFQAEFEESVTLLARKLETVSQLSQQLIESEDLKLVFSIILTLGNYMNGGNRQRGQADGFNLDILGKLKDVKSKESHTTLLHFIVRTYIAQRRKEGVHPLEIRLPIPEPADVERAAQMDFEEVQQQIFDLNKKFLGCKRTTAKVLAASRPEIMEPFKSKMEEFMEGADKSMAKLHQSLEECRELFLETMRFYHFSPKACTLTLAQCTPDQFFEYWTNFTNDFKDIWKKEVTSLLNELMKKSKQAQIESRRNVSTKVEKSGRISLKERMLLRRSKN